In Streptomyces sp. NBC_01408, one DNA window encodes the following:
- a CDS encoding sulfite exporter TauE/SafE family protein, producing MSIWESLAVFAAGIGAGTINTIVGSGTLITFPVLLATGLPPVTANVSNTLGLVPGSISGAIGYRKELRGQRSRILRLGAVSLVGGLAGAVLLLTLPSDSFDTIVPVLIGLALVLVVVQPRLAKALRRRQDAAGGDTGHPDGGPALMGGMLFASAYGGYFGAAQGVLYIGLMGLLLREDLQRINAVKNVLAAMVNGIAAVLFLFVAEFDWTAVLLIAVGSTIGGQIGAKVGRRLPPNVLRAVIVTVGVLAIVQLLVR from the coding sequence ATGTCCATCTGGGAATCACTCGCCGTCTTCGCCGCCGGCATCGGCGCGGGCACCATCAACACCATCGTCGGATCCGGCACGCTCATCACCTTCCCGGTGCTGCTGGCCACCGGCCTGCCGCCGGTCACCGCCAACGTGTCGAACACCCTCGGCCTGGTGCCCGGCTCGATCAGCGGAGCCATCGGCTACCGCAAGGAACTCCGGGGACAGCGCTCCCGCATCCTGCGCCTCGGCGCCGTCTCACTCGTCGGCGGACTCGCGGGCGCCGTCCTGCTCCTCACCCTGCCGTCCGACTCCTTCGACACGATCGTGCCCGTCCTCATCGGGCTCGCCCTCGTGCTCGTCGTCGTCCAGCCCCGCCTCGCCAAGGCCCTGCGCCGACGCCAGGACGCCGCGGGAGGAGACACCGGCCACCCCGACGGCGGCCCGGCCCTGATGGGCGGCATGCTGTTCGCCAGTGCCTACGGAGGCTACTTCGGCGCGGCCCAGGGCGTGCTCTACATAGGCCTGATGGGCCTGCTCCTCCGCGAGGACCTGCAACGCATCAACGCGGTGAAGAACGTCCTCGCCGCCATGGTGAACGGCATCGCAGCCGTCCTCTTCCTCTTCGTCGCCGAGTTCGACTGGACGGCCGTCCTGCTCATCGCCGTCGGCTCCACCATCGGCGGCCAGATCGGCGCCAAGGTCGGCCGCCGCCTCCCGCCGAACGTCCTGCGCGCGGTCATCGTGACGGTCGGCGTCCTGGCGATCGTCCAGCTGCTCGTCCGCTGA
- a CDS encoding NfeD family protein, whose translation MDDIDAWVWWLIGAVGLGIPLVLTAMPEFGMFAVGAVAAAVTAALGGGVVAQVLVFVIVSVALIAVVRPIANRHRDRPQHRSGIDALKGRSAVVLERVDGSGGRIKLAGEIWSARTLDTDSVFEPGQSVDVVEIDGATAVVM comes from the coding sequence GTGGACGACATCGACGCATGGGTGTGGTGGCTGATCGGCGCGGTCGGACTGGGCATTCCCCTCGTGCTCACCGCGATGCCTGAGTTCGGCATGTTCGCCGTCGGCGCGGTGGCGGCCGCCGTCACGGCGGCCCTCGGCGGGGGAGTGGTGGCGCAGGTCCTGGTCTTCGTGATCGTCTCGGTCGCGCTCATCGCCGTCGTACGGCCCATCGCCAACCGGCACCGCGACCGGCCCCAACACCGCAGCGGAATCGACGCGTTGAAGGGCAGGAGCGCCGTCGTCCTCGAACGCGTCGACGGCAGCGGCGGCCGCATCAAGCTCGCCGGCGAGATCTGGTCGGCGCGCACCCTCGACACGGACAGCGTTTTCGAACCGGGCCAGTCCGTGGACGTCGTGGAGATCGACGGGGCCACCGCCGTCGTGATGTGA
- a CDS encoding SPFH domain-containing protein → MQPIIIVLIILVVLVFIALVKTIQVIPQASAAIVERFGRYTRTLNAGLNIVVPFIDSIRNRIDLREQVVPFPPQPVITQDNLVVNIDTVIYYQVTDARAATYEVASYIQAIEQLTVTTLRNIIGGMDLERTLTSREEINAALRGVLDEATGKWGIRVNRVELKAIEPPTSIQDSMEKQMRADRDKRAAILQAEGVRQSEILRAEGEKQSSILRAEGDAKAAALRAEGEAQAIRTVFESIHAGDADQKLLAYQYLQMLPKIAEGDANKLWIVPSEIGDALKGLSGAMGNFGPMGGGSGFNPQNSGKDGGGIPAARDRDSADRREQPPID, encoded by the coding sequence ATGCAACCGATCATCATCGTCCTGATCATTCTGGTGGTTCTGGTCTTCATCGCACTGGTCAAGACGATCCAGGTGATCCCGCAGGCCAGCGCCGCCATCGTCGAGCGGTTCGGCCGCTACACCCGCACCCTCAACGCGGGCCTCAACATCGTCGTCCCGTTCATCGACTCGATCCGCAACCGGATCGACCTCCGCGAACAGGTCGTCCCCTTCCCGCCGCAGCCGGTCATCACCCAGGACAACCTCGTCGTCAACATCGACACGGTCATCTACTACCAGGTGACCGACGCACGCGCGGCGACGTACGAAGTGGCCAGTTACATCCAGGCCATCGAGCAGCTCACCGTCACCACCCTCCGCAACATCATCGGCGGCATGGACCTGGAGCGGACCCTGACCTCCCGCGAGGAGATCAACGCGGCCCTGCGCGGCGTCCTCGACGAGGCCACCGGCAAGTGGGGCATCCGCGTCAACCGCGTCGAGCTCAAGGCCATCGAGCCGCCGACCTCCATCCAGGACTCGATGGAGAAGCAGATGCGCGCCGACCGCGACAAGCGCGCCGCGATCCTCCAGGCCGAAGGTGTCCGGCAGTCCGAGATCCTGCGCGCCGAGGGTGAGAAGCAGTCCTCCATCCTGCGCGCCGAGGGTGACGCCAAAGCCGCCGCCCTGCGCGCCGAGGGCGAGGCGCAGGCCATCCGTACGGTCTTCGAGTCGATCCACGCCGGCGACGCCGACCAGAAGCTCCTCGCCTACCAGTACCTCCAGATGCTCCCGAAGATCGCCGAAGGCGACGCCAACAAGCTCTGGATCGTGCCGAGCGAGATCGGCGACGCCCTCAAGGGCCTCTCCGGAGCCATGGGCAACTTCGGTCCCATGGGCGGGGGTTCGGGCTTCAACCCGCAGAACTCCGGCAAGGACGGCGGCGGCATCCCCGCCGCACGGGACAGGGACTCCGCGGACCGCCGCGAACAGCCCCCCATCGACTGA